A stretch of the Cytobacillus luteolus genome encodes the following:
- a CDS encoding gluconokinase has protein sequence MSKTIVIGLDIGTTSVKAVAFTRNGVAIAEQEVEYPLHTPHPSWAEQDPLVIEKATIEVIRSLIDSHSIDTAQLFAIGLSSAMHSLICMDSNGEPLSPSITWADGRAAEQASRLRENGLHIYQATGTPIHPMSPLVKLIWMKENNYEPYKNADKFVSIKEFLLYRWFGSTVVDYAIASATGLFDLHKHQWNKDSLKLAGISEEKLFRPVPPTEVLTGIDRDIAMKAGLPFDIPFVIGASDGPLANLGIGAINPGEVAITIGTSGAIRQIVSSPKTDELQQTFCYSFTETHSLIGGPTNNGGIVFRWLRDTFGGNENYASLTALAEKVVPGSEGLIFLPYLNGERAPMWNSRVRGNLHGLSLRHGKEHIIRAGLEGVIYSVYHVGQALERLAGPPQKILASGGFARSSLWLQMLADVFNQEVEVPISHQSSAWGAAWLALKGIGEVSDLTSIKESIPMQGSFTPNADNHKVYAEMFAVYKELSDGLDEFYS, from the coding sequence TTGAGTAAGACGATTGTTATTGGATTAGATATTGGGACAACTAGTGTAAAAGCCGTTGCTTTTACTAGAAATGGGGTTGCTATCGCAGAACAAGAGGTAGAATACCCGCTTCACACACCACACCCTAGTTGGGCAGAGCAGGACCCTTTAGTCATTGAAAAAGCAACAATTGAGGTTATTCGGTCTTTAATAGACTCTCATTCAATTGATACAGCACAGCTTTTTGCCATTGGTTTATCAAGTGCCATGCACTCATTGATATGTATGGATAGTAACGGTGAGCCACTATCTCCTTCGATTACATGGGCAGATGGACGAGCTGCTGAGCAGGCTTCTCGTTTACGAGAGAATGGCTTGCACATTTATCAAGCAACCGGAACACCTATCCATCCAATGTCTCCGCTAGTTAAGCTGATCTGGATGAAAGAAAATAATTACGAACCGTATAAAAACGCTGATAAGTTCGTTTCAATTAAGGAATTTTTATTGTATCGTTGGTTTGGCAGTACAGTTGTCGACTATGCTATTGCTTCTGCTACTGGTTTGTTTGACTTACACAAGCATCAGTGGAATAAGGATTCGTTGAAGTTAGCAGGAATATCTGAAGAAAAACTATTTCGACCAGTTCCACCTACTGAGGTGTTAACTGGAATTGATAGAGATATAGCTATGAAAGCCGGCTTACCATTTGATATTCCGTTTGTGATTGGTGCCAGCGATGGTCCTTTAGCTAATCTTGGTATTGGTGCGATTAATCCTGGTGAAGTGGCCATTACCATTGGAACGAGTGGAGCTATTCGACAGATTGTTTCTTCTCCAAAAACAGATGAGTTGCAGCAAACATTCTGCTACTCGTTTACAGAAACGCACTCGCTTATTGGTGGACCAACGAATAACGGTGGAATTGTGTTTCGTTGGTTAAGAGATACATTTGGCGGGAATGAAAACTATGCATCTCTTACCGCTTTAGCTGAAAAAGTAGTGCCTGGTTCTGAAGGGCTTATTTTTCTCCCTTACTTAAATGGTGAAAGAGCACCAATGTGGAATTCTAGAGTAAGAGGCAATTTACATGGGTTATCGTTACGTCATGGGAAGGAGCACATCATCCGTGCTGGGTTAGAGGGTGTCATCTATAGTGTCTATCATGTTGGACAAGCACTCGAGCGACTAGCTGGCCCTCCTCAAAAGATCCTGGCAAGTGGTGGCTTTGCTCGTTCATCACTTTGGCTGCAAATGCTTGCTGATGTCTTTAACCAGGAGGTTGAAGTACCAATTAGTCATCAAAGCTCGGCATGGGGTGCAGCATGGTTAGCTCTTAAGGGAATTGGCGAGGTAAGTGATTTAACTTCGATTAAAGAAAGCATTCCGATGCAAGGCAGCTTTACTCCAAATGCTGACAACCATAAGGTGTACGCTGAAATGTTCGCGGTTTATAAAGAGCTTTCTGATGGACTTGATGAATTTTACTCTTGA
- a CDS encoding MurR/RpiR family transcriptional regulator — protein MNTQTPYCFTRIRAVYSKLSDKERMVADYILEQPDKIIHSTISQVAEDIEIADATVFRFCKRIGFKGYQAMKIALASEVVSPIKEIHDTITEDDDEATIVQKVFKSNIKTIEDTLQVIDPEQFKKAVSALTIARKIEFYGSGGSGAIAMDGHHKFLRSGLLTSCYTDAHLQIMSASQLTEQDVVVCISHSGTSKDIIESLEVAKSRGATTIGITNYSKTPLSKKADITLFTVSEETEFRSEALASRLAQLTIIDALYVNVSVKLKDEMQASLKRMRNAVAIKRV, from the coding sequence ATGAATACACAAACTCCCTACTGTTTCACTCGCATACGAGCTGTATATTCAAAGCTAAGTGATAAAGAGAGGATGGTCGCTGACTATATTTTAGAACAACCTGACAAAATTATTCATTCAACCATCAGCCAAGTTGCAGAGGATATAGAAATAGCTGACGCAACTGTGTTTCGTTTTTGTAAAAGAATTGGTTTCAAGGGTTACCAAGCTATGAAAATTGCACTAGCATCTGAAGTCGTCTCACCTATCAAAGAAATTCATGACACGATAACAGAAGATGATGACGAGGCTACTATTGTTCAAAAAGTATTTAAATCAAATATAAAAACAATCGAAGATACGTTGCAGGTGATTGACCCTGAGCAATTTAAAAAAGCAGTATCTGCTTTGACAATTGCTAGAAAAATCGAGTTCTATGGTAGTGGTGGATCTGGTGCAATTGCGATGGATGGACATCATAAGTTTTTAAGAAGTGGTTTACTTACAAGCTGTTATACAGATGCCCATCTCCAGATCATGAGCGCATCACAATTAACCGAACAGGATGTCGTTGTATGTATTTCACACTCCGGAACGAGCAAAGATATAATCGAATCATTAGAAGTGGCAAAAAGTAGAGGTGCAACCACAATAGGAATCACCAACTATAGTAAGACTCCACTAAGTAAAAAAGCTGATATTACGCTATTTACTGTTTCTGAGGAAACTGAATTCCGATCTGAGGCTCTTGCCTCCCGACTTGCGCAATTAACGATTATTGATGCATTATATGTAAATGTAAGTGTGAAATTAAAGGATGAAATGCAAGCATCATTAAAGAGAATGCGTAATGCCGTTGCAATTAAACGCGTGTAA
- the gnd gene encoding phosphogluconate dehydrogenase (NAD(+)-dependent, decarboxylating), with product MKLGMVGLGKMGYNLVQNLMDHGHEVVAHDVNSEQVHNISAEGAIGANTLEEVIQQLETPRIIWLMVPAGDITESVLSKLEPLLESGDIIIDGGNSNYKDSVRRGKRLSEKGVYFFDCGTSGGVEGARNGVCTMIGGDKEVFKSIEPLFIDIAVENGYFYSGELGSGHYLKMIHNGIEYGMMQAIAEGFDILEKSEFDFDYQGVAKVWNNGSVIRSWLMELTENAFSKDPKLEQIRGIMNSSGEGKWTVETALDLQVPAPVITLSLLMRYRSLEDDTFTGKVVAALRNEFGGHEVVKK from the coding sequence ATGAAGTTAGGGATGGTTGGTCTTGGTAAGATGGGGTATAACCTCGTTCAAAACCTAATGGACCATGGCCACGAGGTAGTTGCCCATGATGTGAATTCTGAACAGGTACATAACATTTCTGCAGAAGGCGCAATTGGTGCAAATACTTTAGAGGAAGTCATACAGCAACTAGAAACCCCTCGGATTATTTGGTTAATGGTACCAGCAGGTGATATTACTGAAAGCGTTCTCTCTAAATTAGAACCGCTTTTAGAGTCTGGAGACATCATTATCGACGGTGGAAATTCGAATTATAAAGATTCTGTCCGTCGGGGAAAAAGGTTGTCTGAGAAAGGTGTTTATTTCTTTGACTGTGGTACAAGTGGTGGTGTAGAGGGTGCTAGAAATGGCGTCTGTACAATGATCGGTGGAGACAAAGAAGTCTTCAAATCCATTGAACCACTGTTTATTGACATCGCAGTTGAAAACGGTTACTTCTATTCAGGCGAGTTAGGTAGCGGTCACTATTTAAAAATGATTCACAACGGGATTGAATATGGAATGATGCAAGCTATTGCAGAAGGCTTCGATATTCTTGAAAAAAGTGAATTTGATTTCGACTACCAAGGAGTAGCAAAGGTTTGGAATAATGGTTCTGTTATCAGGTCTTGGTTAATGGAGTTAACTGAAAACGCATTCTCCAAAGATCCGAAGCTAGAACAAATCAGAGGAATCATGAATTCTTCTGGTGAAGGGAAATGGACAGTTGAAACTGCTTTAGACTTACAAGTTCCAGCTCCAGTTATTACTCTTTCACTATTAATGCGTTATCGTTCCTTAGAGGATGATACCTTTACAGGAAAGGTAGTTGCCGCACTTAGAAATGAGTTTGGCGGGCATGAAGTAGTAAAAAAATAA
- a CDS encoding TRAP transporter substrate-binding protein has product MKKFLALFLTVFMVFALAACGGGNEGANEGENNEGEGTADTGEVKTIRAGIGLNDAHPQYKGLLRFKEIVEEKSNGQIVVETYHSGQLGDDRTMTEALQLGTQEVVIPSTAPLANFVPEFSVFDFPFLFPSEEVADEVLDGEVGQKFLGMLEPQNLVGLAYWENGFRQVSNSKKAVATAADFKGLKLRTMENDLHLEAFRALGANPTPMAFTELFTAMQQGTVDGQENPFATIYLSKFYEVQDHVSNTNHIYSPFVFLMSKSFFDGLNDEQKQIVQDAATEAGQYQRELNREANAQYLADLQEAGMTYTEITPEAHAEMKALVQPVIDKYAERIGQETVQEVYDAIEAASK; this is encoded by the coding sequence ATGAAAAAGTTTTTAGCTCTTTTTCTAACAGTATTTATGGTATTTGCTCTAGCTGCATGTGGCGGCGGAAATGAAGGGGCAAACGAAGGTGAAAACAATGAAGGTGAAGGCACAGCTGACACTGGTGAAGTGAAAACAATCCGTGCTGGTATCGGATTAAATGATGCTCACCCACAATACAAAGGTCTTTTACGTTTTAAAGAAATCGTTGAAGAAAAATCAAATGGTCAAATCGTTGTTGAAACGTACCATAGCGGACAACTTGGTGACGACCGTACGATGACTGAAGCATTACAATTAGGTACTCAAGAAGTTGTTATTCCTTCTACAGCACCATTAGCAAACTTTGTTCCTGAGTTCAGCGTTTTTGATTTCCCATTCTTATTCCCAAGCGAAGAAGTAGCTGACGAAGTATTAGATGGTGAAGTTGGTCAAAAATTCTTAGGTATGTTAGAGCCACAAAACCTAGTTGGTTTAGCTTACTGGGAAAATGGTTTCCGTCAAGTTTCTAACAGCAAGAAAGCAGTTGCAACTGCAGCTGATTTCAAAGGCTTAAAATTACGTACAATGGAAAATGACTTACACTTAGAAGCGTTCCGTGCTTTAGGTGCTAACCCAACTCCAATGGCGTTTACTGAGTTATTCACTGCAATGCAACAAGGTACAGTTGATGGACAAGAAAATCCATTTGCTACAATTTATTTATCAAAATTCTATGAAGTACAAGATCATGTTTCAAATACAAACCATATTTACAGCCCATTCGTATTCTTAATGAGCAAATCGTTCTTTGATGGATTAAATGATGAGCAAAAGCAAATCGTTCAGGATGCTGCTACTGAAGCAGGTCAATACCAACGTGAATTAAATCGTGAAGCAAATGCTCAATACCTTGCAGATCTTCAAGAAGCTGGTATGACATACACTGAAATCACACCAGAAGCTCACGCAGAAATGAAAGCTTTAGTTCAACCTGTAATCGACAAGTACGCTGAAAGAATTGGTCAAGAAACAGTTCAAGAAGTATACGATGCAATTGAAGCTGCATCTAAGTAA
- a CDS encoding TRAP transporter small permease, protein MKIIRWFDRHIEEVGLVLFSSIMVTVIFVQVIARLLDNSLSWSEELARYCFIWLVYLGISYGVKKNRHIKVDVVLLLLKERGKIILNIIATLLFMVFALFVIRYGYDIATKLLSFGQTSPALGIPMGLVYMATPIGMGLTLIRLIQNLVEYIKALLGKGEVDNRTEAERLKDSVLE, encoded by the coding sequence ATGAAAATCATTCGATGGTTTGATCGACATATTGAAGAAGTAGGTCTCGTTCTATTTTCTTCTATCATGGTAACAGTCATTTTTGTACAGGTTATTGCGAGACTTTTAGATAATTCCCTTTCTTGGTCTGAAGAGCTAGCAAGATATTGTTTTATTTGGCTAGTTTACTTAGGCATTAGTTATGGCGTAAAGAAAAATCGTCATATTAAAGTAGACGTTGTATTGTTATTACTTAAAGAAAGAGGAAAAATCATTTTAAATATCATAGCAACCCTGCTATTTATGGTTTTTGCACTATTTGTGATTAGATACGGCTACGATATAGCTACAAAATTATTATCTTTTGGCCAAACATCTCCAGCGCTTGGCATTCCTATGGGTCTTGTATATATGGCTACACCAATTGGTATGGGATTAACACTTATTCGTTTAATCCAAAATCTTGTAGAGTATATTAAAGCCTTATTAGGAAAAGGAGAAGTTGATAATCGAACTGAAGCTGAAAGACTTAAGGATAGTGTCCTTGAATAA
- a CDS encoding TRAP transporter large permease: MTAAVLFGSFALLLLLSVPIGISIGLATLITIFFSGTLPVEFLAKELVTSVDSFPLMAVPFFILAGEIMGKGGISERLFNVANALVGNRTGGFAIATIVTCMFFAAISGSGPATVAAIGGIMIPAMVRQGYDKKFATAVVAAAGSIGVIIPPSIPMVIYGVTGNTSIGDLFIAGIVPGILVGLSMIVWAYYYSKKKGYKGLEEPTSLKKVWKATWDAKWALLIPIIILGGIYGGYFTPTEAAVIAVVYGLFASMVLYKELKFKELPKVLIDSALTTATVLIIVGTATAFGRFLTIEQIPNKVANAMMSISSEPIIIILLITVLLLFVGMFMDTLAAIIILTPILLPIAIQIGYDPVHFGILMIVNLAIGFFTPPVGVNLFVGSGISGVSMGALSRAVMPFVIAMLITLIFLTFVPQLSLFLVGLGK, from the coding sequence ATGACTGCTGCAGTCTTATTTGGTAGTTTTGCACTACTATTACTTTTAAGTGTTCCCATTGGGATTTCAATAGGTTTAGCAACACTTATTACCATCTTTTTCTCAGGTACCCTACCAGTTGAATTTTTGGCGAAGGAATTGGTAACATCCGTAGATTCTTTCCCACTAATGGCTGTTCCTTTCTTCATCCTTGCAGGAGAAATTATGGGTAAGGGTGGAATTTCAGAGAGACTTTTTAATGTTGCAAATGCGTTAGTAGGAAATAGAACAGGTGGATTTGCCATTGCTACAATCGTAACTTGTATGTTCTTTGCAGCAATTTCAGGATCAGGTCCTGCTACTGTTGCTGCAATTGGTGGGATTATGATTCCTGCTATGGTGCGTCAAGGATATGATAAAAAGTTTGCTACTGCTGTTGTAGCGGCAGCAGGTTCAATTGGGGTCATTATTCCCCCTAGTATTCCAATGGTTATTTATGGTGTAACAGGTAATACGTCTATTGGAGATTTGTTTATTGCAGGTATTGTTCCTGGAATTTTAGTTGGTCTTTCAATGATAGTTTGGGCATATTACTATTCGAAGAAAAAGGGCTATAAAGGTCTTGAAGAACCAACTTCACTGAAAAAAGTATGGAAGGCAACATGGGATGCAAAATGGGCATTATTAATTCCGATTATCATTTTAGGTGGAATTTATGGTGGGTACTTCACACCAACTGAAGCTGCTGTAATTGCTGTTGTATATGGTCTATTTGCTTCAATGGTGCTGTACAAAGAGCTGAAATTTAAGGAATTACCTAAAGTATTAATTGACTCTGCATTAACGACCGCTACGGTGTTAATCATTGTTGGAACAGCAACTGCATTCGGACGTTTCTTAACAATCGAACAAATTCCAAATAAAGTTGCAAATGCGATGATGTCAATTTCAAGTGAACCAATCATCATCATCTTATTGATTACAGTACTTTTATTATTCGTTGGTATGTTTATGGATACATTAGCAGCGATTATTATCTTAACACCAATCCTGTTACCAATTGCGATCCAAATTGGTTATGACCCAGTTCACTTTGGTATTTTAATGATTGTTAACCTGGCGATTGGATTCTTTACTCCACCTGTTGGTGTAAACCTATTTGTTGGGTCAGGTATTTCTGGGGTTTCTATGGGAGCATTATCACGTGCGGTTATGCCATTCGTAATTGCAATGTTAATCACTTTGATTTTCTTAACGTTTGTTCCACAACTGTCATTATTTTTAGTCGGACTAGGCAAATAA
- a CDS encoding sugar kinase, translating to MNNIDVFTFGETMVLFQAEQMLPLEYVHTFPKLVGGAESNVAIGLARLGHSVGWFSKLGDDPFGRYIHKFIRGEGVDTSSCLFTEKAQTGLLFKERLSPEDVNVYYYRKNSAASLMEPADLNEDYISQAKILHITGITPALSESCYQTVMVAIQIAKKHKMTIVFDPNLRLKLWSAEKAKEVFNEIASHADVILPGLDEGQFMTGKTEVEDVAVALMGEQDKTIIIKLGSKGAYLHTKHEKAYIEGFPVDRIVDPVGAGDGFAAGILSGLLRNDPLPVVVKRANAIGAIVVGVSGDVEGLPTLPAVERFMEPASGSRDVKR from the coding sequence ATGAATAACATTGATGTGTTTACGTTTGGGGAAACAATGGTTCTTTTTCAAGCAGAGCAAATGCTTCCGCTTGAATATGTTCACACCTTTCCAAAACTAGTAGGCGGTGCCGAATCAAATGTAGCGATAGGTTTAGCTAGACTAGGTCATTCGGTTGGGTGGTTTAGTAAGCTAGGTGATGATCCATTTGGTCGCTATATTCATAAATTTATTCGTGGGGAAGGTGTAGATACATCTTCCTGTCTTTTTACAGAAAAAGCGCAAACCGGCCTGCTTTTTAAGGAAAGGTTATCACCAGAAGATGTTAATGTGTACTACTATCGAAAAAATTCAGCGGCAAGTTTAATGGAGCCGGCTGATTTAAATGAAGATTACATATCACAAGCAAAAATTCTTCATATCACAGGAATTACTCCTGCTTTAAGTGAATCATGCTATCAAACCGTGATGGTCGCGATTCAAATTGCTAAAAAACATAAGATGACGATTGTTTTTGATCCAAACTTGAGATTAAAGCTTTGGTCGGCCGAAAAGGCTAAGGAAGTTTTTAATGAAATTGCGTCCCATGCAGATGTGATTTTACCAGGACTTGATGAAGGCCAGTTTATGACTGGTAAAACCGAGGTAGAAGATGTAGCTGTTGCCTTAATGGGTGAACAAGATAAGACGATTATTATCAAGCTTGGAAGTAAGGGTGCTTATTTGCACACTAAACATGAGAAGGCATACATTGAAGGTTTTCCTGTTGATCGCATTGTTGACCCAGTTGGGGCAGGAGACGGATTCGCTGCAGGCATCTTAAGTGGACTTTTACGAAACGATCCATTACCGGTAGTTGTCAAAAGAGCAAATGCGATTGGGGCAATTGTTGTTGGGGTAAGTGGAGATGTAGAAGGATTACCAACACTACCTGCCGTTGAGAGATTTATGGAGCCGGCTTCAGGTTCGCGCGACGTAAAACGATAA
- a CDS encoding bifunctional 4-hydroxy-2-oxoglutarate aldolase/2-dehydro-3-deoxy-phosphogluconate aldolase, which yields MKKWENLIRLKESGLVAVIRRPKESQIHGIAEALVKGGVGALEITLDTPGALRMIESLKETFGDKVLVGAGTVLDAISAKSAIDAGADFIFSPTFDIETIQITNRYGKISIPGVMTPTEIVGAYSAGADLLKVFPGDSLGIDYIKNLKGPLPHIPMMPTGGVSLDNVEAFIKSGAIAVGAGGTLLDKKAIEEERYDVLTQIAEQFIAKIQKARRS from the coding sequence ATGAAAAAGTGGGAAAATCTTATCCGTTTGAAAGAATCTGGTCTAGTAGCAGTTATCCGAAGACCGAAGGAATCACAAATTCATGGAATTGCTGAAGCACTCGTAAAAGGTGGAGTAGGTGCATTAGAAATTACGCTCGATACACCTGGTGCTTTGCGTATGATCGAAAGCTTAAAAGAAACGTTTGGTGATAAGGTGTTAGTTGGAGCTGGAACAGTACTTGATGCCATTTCTGCAAAATCGGCGATTGATGCTGGAGCAGACTTTATTTTTTCACCAACCTTTGATATAGAAACCATTCAAATCACAAATCGATATGGAAAAATCTCAATTCCTGGAGTCATGACACCAACTGAGATTGTTGGGGCGTATTCGGCTGGTGCGGATTTATTAAAAGTCTTCCCAGGTGACTCTCTAGGCATTGATTACATAAAAAATCTTAAAGGTCCACTTCCACATATCCCGATGATGCCAACAGGTGGAGTGAGTCTAGATAATGTAGAAGCATTTATTAAGAGTGGGGCGATCGCGGTTGGAGCTGGTGGAACACTTTTAGATAAAAAAGCAATTGAAGAAGAACGCTATGATGTGTTAACTCAAATTGCTGAACAGTTCATCGCGAAAATTCAAAAAGCTCGCCGAAGCTAA
- the dgoD gene encoding galactonate dehydratase, which produces MKITKFETFIVPPRWLFLKIETDEGIVGWGEPIVEGRASTVKAAVEELSEYLIGKDPLRIEDHWQTMYRSGFYRGGPILMSAISGIDQALWDIKGKYHNAPVYELMGGACRDSVRVYSWIGGDRPSDVGKAAKEAVEAGFTAVKMNGTEELQYIDSYQKIDEAVARIAAVREAVGEYVGIGIDFHGRVHKPMAKILVKELEQFRPMFIEEPVLPENNEALREIARATNIPIATGERMFSKWDFKKLLEDGYVDIIQPDLSHAGGITECKKIFAMAEAYDVAVAPHCPLGPIALASCLQVDATSHNVFIQEQSLGIHYNQGSDLLDYLHDKKVFEYKDGYVDMLHQPGLGISINEEFVRKQAEEGHNWKNPVWRHKDGTIAEW; this is translated from the coding sequence ATGAAGATTACAAAATTTGAAACTTTTATTGTTCCGCCTAGATGGCTGTTTTTAAAAATTGAAACTGATGAAGGAATTGTTGGATGGGGAGAACCAATTGTAGAAGGGCGTGCTTCAACTGTGAAGGCTGCAGTTGAAGAACTAAGTGAGTACTTAATAGGTAAGGATCCATTGCGCATCGAAGACCATTGGCAAACGATGTATCGCTCTGGTTTTTACCGTGGTGGTCCAATTTTAATGAGTGCTATTTCAGGAATTGATCAAGCCCTTTGGGATATCAAAGGGAAATATCATAATGCCCCTGTGTATGAACTAATGGGTGGGGCTTGTCGTGATTCTGTTCGTGTGTACTCGTGGATTGGTGGAGACCGTCCAAGTGATGTTGGAAAAGCAGCGAAGGAAGCGGTGGAAGCTGGCTTTACAGCTGTAAAAATGAACGGAACGGAAGAGCTACAATATATTGATTCTTATCAAAAGATTGATGAAGCGGTTGCTCGAATTGCTGCAGTACGAGAAGCGGTTGGTGAATATGTAGGAATCGGAATCGATTTCCACGGCCGTGTTCATAAACCGATGGCAAAAATTTTAGTAAAAGAATTAGAGCAGTTTAGACCTATGTTCATTGAAGAGCCAGTTTTACCTGAAAACAATGAGGCCCTTCGTGAGATTGCTCGTGCAACGAATATACCAATTGCAACTGGTGAAAGAATGTTCTCAAAATGGGACTTTAAAAAGCTGCTAGAGGATGGATATGTAGATATCATTCAACCTGATTTATCTCATGCTGGCGGAATTACTGAGTGTAAGAAGATCTTTGCAATGGCTGAGGCTTATGATGTTGCGGTTGCACCACATTGTCCATTAGGACCAATTGCCTTAGCTTCTTGTTTACAAGTAGATGCAACCTCGCACAATGTATTTATCCAAGAGCAAAGCTTAGGTATCCACTATAACCAAGGCAGTGATTTACTAGATTATTTACATGATAAGAAAGTGTTTGAATATAAAGATGGGTATGTAGATATGCTTCATCAACCGGGCTTAGGCATTTCAATTAACGAAGAATTTGTAAGAAAGCAGGCAGAGGAAGGGCATAATTGGAAAAACCCTGTATGGCGTCATAAGGACGGTACAATCGCTGAATGGTAA
- a CDS encoding AEC family transporter — translation MTIFIQVVLPVLLVFLAGFSIQKWKRLDIKPLSTVAIYILTPLLVFYTFYTAELNQQYAMMVLFSGLLLFGLIIINIIYCKIRKHDASVESGLILGTAFMNAGNYGAPIVLFAYGEVGFAYAVSFLVLQAIIMNFFGVYYAARGQAGVKFALKAVLEMPATWAVLLALLFNLGNMPVPDYILSVVKLVGDATIPVVMVILGMQLAEIKLKSMEWDKISFGVIARLFLSPLLAFGLCLILPLDPLLQKVLILSAAMPSAATTVLYAVQYDTEPDLVSSITLITTLISIITITLLLIILG, via the coding sequence ATGACAATATTTATACAAGTTGTACTCCCTGTTTTACTCGTGTTTTTAGCCGGTTTTAGTATTCAAAAGTGGAAAAGGCTTGATATTAAGCCTCTTTCTACTGTTGCCATCTATATATTAACTCCATTGCTCGTGTTTTACACGTTTTATACAGCGGAGTTAAATCAGCAGTATGCGATGATGGTTCTATTTTCCGGACTGCTATTATTTGGGTTAATTATTATTAATATTATCTATTGTAAAATTCGTAAGCATGATGCTTCAGTTGAAAGCGGACTAATTTTAGGTACTGCTTTCATGAATGCTGGTAATTATGGAGCACCGATTGTTTTATTTGCCTACGGAGAAGTAGGCTTTGCCTATGCGGTATCATTTCTTGTTTTACAAGCTATCATTATGAACTTTTTTGGCGTGTACTATGCTGCTAGGGGACAGGCTGGGGTTAAATTTGCTTTAAAAGCCGTACTTGAAATGCCTGCTACCTGGGCAGTTTTACTTGCTCTCCTATTTAACTTAGGGAATATGCCAGTACCTGATTATATTTTATCAGTTGTTAAGCTTGTAGGTGATGCTACGATCCCTGTGGTGATGGTTATTTTAGGGATGCAGCTAGCAGAAATAAAGCTGAAAAGTATGGAGTGGGACAAAATATCCTTTGGGGTTATCGCAAGATTATTTCTATCGCCACTCCTTGCATTTGGATTATGCTTAATCCTCCCACTGGACCCACTTCTTCAAAAGGTACTCATTCTTTCTGCCGCGATGCCATCTGCTGCAACAACCGTTCTTTATGCGGTTCAATATGACACAGAACCAGATCTTGTCTCGAGCATCACATTAATTACAACCTTAATCAGCATCATTACAATTACCCTATTACTGATTATATTAGGATAA